From Mya arenaria isolate MELC-2E11 chromosome 12, ASM2691426v1, the proteins below share one genomic window:
- the LOC128211168 gene encoding uncharacterized protein LOC128211168 yields the protein MGTNQSIASTTLEQKQQTPWMMITYCPTKYTNKLYYNPDFHVYTTNESELEELEHPCPPQPVDVTSKQKKWVKERVDNITTDMSIRLPNLVDHLMSACINTQQGTTLNKADKVTILFYWLVSKDIKKLELPPSIDTLSVAFQLRQLKLKRNTYAVVFALLCSFAKIPCVIVRGHVKGGKYEPCDQLSSKHLREWNAVLVDNGWSFVDPFWGVATEHGGQSQSVDWWYLFPRPQDLIFSHFPDVEEWQLLEKPVSKADFEKQAYLKRRFFELQIMSVSEENGQIKTETGSIEIDFGLNPGIDGQSFECVVHRYVVVEHKWKFIDPIRDRDIAYILCLVKDQNQPGNKANPNTSKLLTVEAIFSQRGKYKLEIVGKTETQKFDWIAIYHVNVVDVKDMLREKIDAVIEALTNALASEASLIDLQHAITFTKNTCLQNNPDVNPLYLKALRAHKLELYKDKIPQIDNNVVAQLRSLKNPSPKVVQIMRATLLLLGDNKENVRFWEDMIPKLTSIGTDNVKSRIKAFDIKSASKNLIADVKRELVIDGEEIDILDAINSYHEIAAFAKWLSVVFESHGGIENSNC from the coding sequence ATGGGTACGAATCAGTCGATTGCCAGCACCACACTGGAACAGAAACAACAGACCCCCTGGATGATGATAACATATTGtccaacaaaatataccaacaaGCTCTACTACAATCCAGACTTTCATGTGTATACAACAAATGAGAGCGAACTCGAAGAACTTGAGCACCCGTGTCCGCCCCAACCTGTAGATGTCACTAGCAAACAGAAAAAATGGGTCAAGGAAAGAGTCGACAATATTACAACTGACATGTCAATACGTCTGCCCAACTTAGTTGACCATTTGATGAGCGCTTGTATTAATACACAACAAGGAACAACGCTAAACAAAGCAGACAAGGTAACAATACTATTTTACTGGCTTGTTTCCAAAGATATCAAGAAATTGGAGCTCCCGCCTTCAATTGACACATTATCTGTAGCCTTCCAACTTCGACAACTTAAACTAAAGCGTAACACATACGCGGTGGTATTTGCGCTCCTCTGCTCTTTCGCAAAAATCCCCTGTGTGATCGTGCGAGGTCATGTTAAAGGAGGAAAATATGAGCCATGTGACCAGTTATCTAGTAAGCATCTTCGAGAATGGAACGCGGTCCTGGTTGACAATGGATGGAGCTTTGTTGACCCTTTCTGGGGAGTCGCAACTGAACATGGTGGGCAAAGTCAGTCCGTAGACTGGTGGTATCTGTTTCCGCGTCCGCAAGATTTAATATTCTCCCACTTTCCAGATGTTGAGGAATGGCAACTCCTTGAGAAACCAGTTTCAAAAGCCGACTTCGAAAAACAGGCATATTTGAAGAGGAGGTTCTTCGAACTGCAAATAATGTCTGTATCTGAAGAGAATGGACAAATTAAAACTGAAACGGGAAGTATTGAAATAGACTTCGGACTTAATCCCGGCATTGATGGACAATCATTCGAGTGCGTAGTTCACAGATATGTAGTCGTTGAGCATAAGTGGAAATTTATAGATCCAATTAGGGACAGAGATATagcatatatattgtgtttagtGAAAGATCAAAATCAGCCAGGTAACAAGGCGAATCCAAACACTTCAAAACTGCTTACAGTTGAAGCAATATTTTCTCAGCGTGGAAAATACAAACTTGAAATCGTTGGAAAAACTGAAACGCAGAAATTTGACTGGATAGCAATTTACCATGTTAATGTTGTTGATGTCAAGGATATGCTTCGAGAAAAAATAGACGCTGTTATAGAAGCGCTAACGAATGCCCTCGCGTCTGAGGCAAGTCTGATTGACCTACAACATGCAATCACGTTTACGAAAAACACGTGTCTCCAGAACAATCCGGATGTGAATCCCTTATATTTAAAAGCATTACGTGCACACAAACTTGAGCTTTATAAAGACAAGATACCTCAAATAGACAACAACGTCGTAGCCCAGCTACGGAGTCTGAAAAATCCTAGTCcgaaagttgttcaaattatgcgtGCAACGTTACTGCTGTTAGGAGATAACAAAGAGAACGTTCGATTCTGGGAAGATATGATTCCAAAACTAACAAGTATAGGAACTGATAATGTAAAGAGTCGTATAAAAGCATTTGACATTAAATCAGCGTCAAAGAATCTGATAGCCGATGTCAAGCGTGAACTCGTCATCGATGGAGAAGAGATTGATATATTGGATGCCATAAACAGTTATCATGAGATCGCAGCGTTTGCAAAGTGGCTGAGTGTAGTGTTCGAAAGTCATGGCGGTATAGAAAACAGTAATTGTTAA